A stretch of DNA from Candidatus Saccharimonadales bacterium:
TTGCGGCTTTGCCGTCCTGGGTAGCACGAATAATAACTGTTTTTAATTGGTACGCCTGTAGGTCGCGTTTGCGAAGCACGTCGCGGATTGCCTGCCCTGCCGCGTTAATCGCGTGTTGGGCTAAACTTGTGCCGGTAACGGGCAGTTTGCCGTGTGATCCACGTTGGAAGAATGCAAGATCAAGCTGATCAAGTTCTTTGTCCCACCACCAGCTGAATTCAATTTTGTTTCGGTATTCGTACTCTTTGCCATCGGTGTATACGGTGATTGGTTCTGGCAAAACGATGTCATGAAGCTCGAACGCTTCTTCGATAAGCGCTGCTTTGTAGTGCTGCTCGGTGTCAAATGACATGATTTGCCATGGACTTGTCGACAAGTAACTATCCTCGTCGGTCGGCGTTACCCGCTCTTTTGAAGGTTCGATGACTTCGATAACGATTCCCTCAACAAAGCTGGATTTCTTTTTGGTAACTTGTATTTCTACCTTTTCACCGGGCAGACCGCCCCATGCGAAAACTTTTTTGCCACTCTCAAGCGTGCCCAGGCTTTGGCCGCCACCAATGATCTTGTCCAAGGTAACTTGGACGATAGGAAGAACTTTTTTACTCATTGATCTAATTATACCTATTTATTGCATATTTACATAACTTTACAGATTACAAAACATAACCATAATGCTACACTAACAGCATGAAAGCACGGACGCATGATCTTGCGGCGATAACCGCCTTTGGGGTAATGGTTTTATCCCAGCCGTCTAAAACGATGTCGCTGGCCACTGTCCTTGTCGCGGTTTTAGCTAATCAGCTAGGCGGAATCGCCCCTGATATCGACCAGCCCGTAGCGCCGTTTTGGCGTAATCTGCCCATTGGGGGTTTCTTCGGACGAGTGATTGGCAAGATGATGGGCGGCCATCGTTTTATTACGCACTCCATCCTAGGGCTCGTTTTGTTTGGATTCGGTGTCCGGGCGCTTCTCGCCTTTCTTCACCCGATCATGCCGAATATTGACGCTGATTTTGTATGGTGGGCGTTTATGATAGGTATGCTTTCGCACCTTGTCATGGATACGATTACAAAAGAAGGCGTGCCATGGCTACTGCCTCTGCCGATTAAGTTTGGCTTCCCGCCTATTAAGGCGATGCGCGTTACGACGGGTAAACTTGGCGAAG
This window harbors:
- a CDS encoding metal-dependent hydrolase: MKARTHDLAAITAFGVMVLSQPSKTMSLATVLVAVLANQLGGIAPDIDQPVAPFWRNLPIGGFFGRVIGKMMGGHRFITHSILGLVLFGFGVRALLAFLHPIMPNIDADFVWWAFMIGMLSHLVMDTITKEGVPWLLPLPIKFGFPPIKAMRVTTGKLGEGIVFVVILLFDILYFGINYSAILDLIHKRIV